A genomic window from Leptospiraceae bacterium includes:
- the lysS gene encoding lysine--tRNA ligase: MNIDEKEQNELIQQRIKKVKELQEKGINPYPIRFFPNSLSADLIKNFDALQAESESLKSSDPGKYPNGKLFKLSGRLSAKRVMGKASFAHLKDKSGTIQLYIARDDIGTDSYTLFKSFDLGDIIGIEGYLFKTQKGEITLHLSSVQLLAKCIRPLPVVKEKDGVIYDAFADKEQRYRMRYVDLVVNEGVKNVFIQRSRIISEIRKFMTDEGFLEVETPMMQPIAGGAAAKPFVTHHNALNMQLFLRIAPELYLKRLIVGGMDRVFELNRNFRNEGISLKHNPEFTMMEAYMAYGDMEAMLQLTQKLIVHLAETVGPGLKFKYDDHELDLSPPWRRVSYVDIIKEYSGIDFSTITTLDEAIKRAKEAGVDADECTSIWKVADEVFSVRAEPKLIQPVFVTDYPKELSPLAKSREDNPNYVERFEPYVAGRELGNAFSELNDPFDQRERFEEQVKMREAGDDEAFMMDHDFIRALEYGMPPTGGLGIGIDRLVMLLTNSHSIRDTIFFPLMRPE; encoded by the coding sequence ATGAATATAGACGAAAAAGAACAGAATGAATTAATCCAACAGAGGATTAAGAAAGTTAAGGAACTTCAGGAAAAAGGTATTAACCCTTATCCTATTCGCTTCTTCCCCAACTCCTTAAGTGCTGATTTAATTAAAAATTTTGATGCCCTTCAGGCAGAATCTGAATCCTTAAAATCTTCGGATCCCGGTAAGTATCCGAACGGAAAATTATTCAAGCTTTCCGGAAGGCTCTCTGCAAAACGGGTGATGGGAAAAGCCAGTTTTGCTCATTTAAAAGATAAATCAGGGACCATCCAACTTTATATCGCCAGAGATGATATAGGTACAGATTCTTATACCCTGTTCAAATCCTTTGATCTCGGAGACATTATTGGTATTGAAGGCTACCTGTTTAAAACCCAGAAAGGAGAAATTACCCTACACCTGAGTTCTGTTCAACTTCTTGCCAAGTGTATTCGCCCACTTCCGGTGGTTAAAGAGAAAGATGGGGTTATATACGACGCGTTTGCCGATAAGGAACAGCGTTATCGGATGAGATACGTAGATCTCGTGGTAAATGAGGGGGTAAAAAATGTATTTATCCAGAGAAGCCGGATCATTTCCGAAATCAGGAAATTTATGACTGATGAGGGCTTTCTTGAAGTAGAAACTCCTATGATGCAACCTATTGCAGGTGGAGCAGCAGCCAAACCCTTTGTAACCCATCATAATGCCCTCAATATGCAATTATTCCTGCGAATTGCACCGGAACTCTATTTAAAGCGTTTAATCGTAGGAGGCATGGACAGAGTTTTCGAACTAAACCGAAATTTTCGAAATGAGGGAATTTCTTTAAAACACAACCCGGAATTCACTATGATGGAAGCCTATATGGCCTATGGAGACATGGAAGCCATGCTGCAATTAACCCAGAAGTTAATCGTTCATCTGGCAGAGACAGTAGGTCCCGGTTTAAAATTTAAATACGATGATCATGAATTAGATCTGAGCCCCCCCTGGAGACGTGTTTCCTATGTAGATATCATAAAAGAGTACTCTGGCATTGATTTTTCAACGATTACGACCCTTGATGAAGCTATAAAAAGAGCAAAAGAAGCAGGTGTTGATGCAGACGAGTGCACTTCGATCTGGAAAGTAGCTGATGAAGTTTTTTCTGTAAGAGCAGAACCTAAACTTATTCAACCCGTTTTTGTAACGGATTATCCCAAAGAGCTTTCTCCTCTCGCTAAATCCAGAGAAGATAATCCGAATTATGTAGAACGTTTTGAGCCTTATGTAGCAGGTAGAGAGTTGGGAAATGCCTTCTCAGAACTAAATGATCCCTTTGATCAGAGAGAAAGATTTGAAGAGCAGGTAAAAATGAGAGAAGCCGGAGATGACGAAGCTTTCATGATGGATCATGACTTTATCA
- a CDS encoding methionyl-tRNA formyltransferase: MKIAYFGTPEHSAYLLQKILDEGIEVVFVVTNPDKPRGRKKIPSPSPVKEVALKANLPVLQFPSMKLPQAIQAVQNYQADLFVVFAFGGILPEDIFEYPSGGSINLHGSLLPEYRGASPVQAALLDGKTETGYSIQYLARDVDSGDVITSEVIPILDNDNSETLLKRITEKGSEAILKLLKNPVNGRYPAKPQDHEKASHCKKIKPEDRKLDFSGSALSLHNRIRAFAPEKTCYFLFRNKRINIYESMLLSEKPEGLKTGELFCPDKKTLAITCGDGNLLSLIKIQPENKNPMQTLDFINGFKPQTGEKAL, encoded by the coding sequence ATGAAGATAGCTTATTTCGGAACCCCGGAGCATTCTGCGTATCTCCTGCAAAAAATCTTAGATGAAGGAATAGAAGTCGTTTTTGTAGTAACCAATCCGGATAAACCGAGAGGAAGAAAGAAAATCCCCTCTCCTTCACCGGTAAAAGAAGTTGCCCTAAAGGCAAACTTACCTGTTCTACAATTTCCATCAATGAAACTTCCGCAAGCCATTCAGGCAGTTCAAAACTACCAGGCAGATCTCTTTGTAGTTTTTGCCTTTGGGGGCATCTTACCGGAAGATATTTTTGAGTATCCTTCCGGTGGTTCAATTAATCTACACGGAAGCCTCTTACCTGAATACAGAGGAGCCTCACCGGTTCAAGCCGCTCTTCTTGATGGCAAAACAGAAACCGGTTACAGCATTCAATATCTTGCCAGAGATGTTGACTCAGGAGATGTAATTACTTCAGAAGTCATACCCATATTGGACAATGACAATTCTGAAACTCTTTTAAAGCGCATCACAGAAAAAGGAAGTGAAGCAATTCTAAAGCTTTTAAAAAACCCGGTAAATGGAAGGTATCCAGCAAAACCCCAGGATCACGAAAAGGCCAGCCATTGCAAAAAAATTAAACCGGAAGACCGAAAGCTGGATTTTTCAGGCTCGGCGTTAAGCCTTCATAACCGAATCCGAGCCTTTGCTCCGGAAAAGACCTGCTATTTTTTATTCCGCAATAAAAGAATCAATATTTATGAATCAATGCTTCTTTCGGAAAAGCCAGAAGGTCTGAAAACAGGTGAACTATTTTGTCCGGACAAAAAAACACTTGCCATTACATGCGGAGACGGAAATCTTCTTTCTTTGATTAAAATTCAACCGGAAAACAAGAACCCCATGCAAACCCTTGATTTTATCAATGGTTTTAAACCACAGACAGGAGAAAAAGCCCTTTGA
- a CDS encoding FecR domain-containing protein, producing the protein MLRKMFLFLFFFGFSTLWAKDVAVILFAKGKVYVNETRRVRIGDKISDRDILTTQIRSSCELQFLNSESPVVVRLKENTSFKLNENSGKYRVEVKSGRAMFNVDKLKAGSLEVISPTSVAGVRGTKFEVEAPSNGDNKIVTLEGEVSSRLRVQEIENPDTNPASQDPKLKGIIDSLERNKVSVKKGGYLDVSKKTSQEYYKEEDASSSSQKALQVNKLDDRVYIKKHEIYDELIPINLNFIKDLERFQSILTERNKERKHLGLINSLKRELREEREKNKQAEQRYDRIESTLVKERTETGKKLELLNSEIDTLKRKRETVKASDENGRKIKDSLQEFSKKLKKLEKSLEEVKKNIDKN; encoded by the coding sequence ATGCTGAGAAAAATGTTTTTATTCCTGTTTTTTTTCGGTTTTTCTACTCTTTGGGCGAAAGACGTAGCTGTAATTTTATTTGCAAAAGGAAAGGTTTATGTAAACGAAACTCGGAGAGTTCGTATTGGAGATAAGATTTCGGATAGAGATATTCTTACAACTCAAATTCGTTCTTCCTGCGAATTACAGTTTTTAAACTCCGAATCTCCGGTTGTAGTGAGGTTAAAGGAAAATACCAGTTTTAAATTGAACGAGAACTCCGGTAAATACCGTGTGGAAGTCAAATCGGGAAGAGCAATGTTCAATGTGGATAAATTAAAAGCCGGTAGTTTAGAAGTGATTTCCCCAACCAGTGTTGCGGGTGTTCGGGGTACCAAATTTGAAGTGGAGGCACCGAGTAATGGAGATAATAAAATAGTGACTCTGGAAGGAGAGGTGAGTTCGAGGCTTCGAGTTCAAGAAATTGAAAATCCTGATACGAATCCAGCTTCTCAAGATCCGAAGCTAAAGGGTATAATTGATTCATTAGAAAGAAATAAAGTATCGGTAAAGAAGGGGGGCTATTTGGATGTATCCAAAAAGACAAGTCAGGAATATTATAAAGAAGAAGATGCGTCTTCATCCAGCCAAAAGGCCTTACAAGTAAATAAACTGGATGATCGTGTCTATATAAAGAAACACGAAATATATGATGAACTTATTCCTATAAACTTAAATTTTATAAAAGATTTAGAAAGGTTTCAATCGATCCTGACAGAAAGGAATAAAGAGAGAAAGCATCTCGGTCTGATTAATAGTCTGAAAAGAGAGTTAAGGGAGGAACGGGAAAAAAATAAGCAGGCAGAACAAAGATATGACAGGATAGAAAGTACCCTTGTGAAAGAAAGGACTGAAACCGGTAAAAAACTAGAACTATTGAATTCTGAAATAGATACCCTTAAAAGAAAAAGAGAAACAGTAAAAGCATCTGATGAAAATGGCAGAAAGATAAAAGATAGCCTACAGGAATTTTCTAAGAAATTAAAGAAATTAGAGAAGTCTTTAGAAGAAGTAAAGAAAAATATTGATAAGAATTAA
- a CDS encoding response regulator, producing MEPEKKSENLPDNSIADLQMDMICRCDLKTRLSFVNLAFCEEFNGSKEDFLGKKLSHFFLKEERMEILSDLEFVKEAKRSIRKLFRRTSPQGDLIWQEWSITPVIKTPKEVNEFQIVIRDMTELQFGMQIMQESEFKLKKILHSIPIIIFILNKEGIFQFIDGRGLKTLKLKPEFLLNQSIFEIYKDNPTILSYAKRALTGEEFTGTIDLKHKHFEVRYSSVFNQQKLSFVIGLLLDVTERTKFEKALQKARKDAENANSSKSEFLANMSHEIRTPMNGIIGMTSLLFETDLSPEQKEYIEIIRISGDNLLTIINDILDFSKIESGKMDLELQPFQIRTCIEEAISLFPLRKDNKNLELIYHISPDVPEWVRGDLTRLRQILVNLIGNAVKFTAKGEILIKVLLLDESETSLQLEFSVSDTGVGIPEDKQKKIFEAFSQVDSSTTRKYGGTGLGLAICKKLSELMGGEIRVESQIDSGSTFYFTIRVKKTEIPQRTEAYPALKEKRIFFFGHNKNFLKMLGEFISGFEIEYRLFLNVEEFLHELNTRSSPNIIVLDLSEISELKILEKSLKQAKTPILLISKILSLKTQNPELYKQFQLHLSKPIFKDKFLSNLNNLIQESKVKIATPQKSGTIDPELGKKIPLRILIAEDNPINQKIAQRVFHKLGYTADIVANGMEALNSLKRQDYDIIFMDVQMPVLNGHETTAIIRSEFNFQTPPRIIAMTASAMQGDKEKCFTVGMDDYISKPINIIDIQKVLQKWRKKE from the coding sequence ATGGAACCAGAAAAAAAATCAGAAAACTTGCCTGATAATAGTATTGCAGACTTACAAATGGATATGATATGCCGCTGCGATCTGAAAACCCGGCTGAGTTTTGTAAATCTCGCATTTTGTGAGGAATTTAATGGTTCTAAAGAGGACTTTCTCGGTAAAAAATTAAGTCACTTTTTTCTTAAAGAAGAAAGAATGGAAATATTGAGTGATCTGGAATTTGTTAAAGAAGCAAAAAGAAGCATCCGCAAACTCTTCAGAAGAACCAGTCCTCAGGGAGATTTAATCTGGCAGGAATGGAGTATTACACCTGTGATTAAGACTCCAAAAGAAGTAAATGAATTCCAAATTGTTATCCGTGATATGACTGAATTACAATTCGGTATGCAAATCATGCAGGAATCTGAATTTAAACTGAAAAAAATCCTCCATTCTATACCCATTATAATTTTTATTTTAAATAAAGAAGGAATTTTTCAATTTATAGATGGACGAGGTTTAAAAACCCTAAAGCTTAAACCTGAATTCCTTCTCAACCAATCTATATTTGAAATATATAAGGATAATCCTACCATTCTCTCCTATGCAAAACGAGCTCTCACCGGGGAAGAATTTACCGGAACAATTGATTTGAAACATAAGCACTTTGAAGTCAGATATTCCAGTGTATTTAATCAACAGAAACTATCTTTTGTGATTGGTTTATTATTAGATGTAACCGAGAGAACCAAATTCGAGAAAGCTCTACAAAAAGCCCGAAAAGATGCGGAAAACGCCAATTCTTCTAAGAGTGAATTTTTAGCCAATATGAGTCATGAAATCCGAACACCCATGAATGGTATTATCGGAATGACCAGTTTACTCTTCGAAACCGATTTAAGCCCGGAACAAAAAGAATATATTGAAATCATTCGCATCAGTGGTGACAATCTTCTAACTATCATCAATGATATATTAGATTTTTCTAAAATTGAATCGGGAAAAATGGACTTAGAACTTCAACCTTTTCAAATTAGAACCTGCATAGAAGAAGCGATTAGCTTATTTCCACTTCGCAAAGATAATAAAAATCTGGAACTTATTTACCACATATCCCCTGATGTACCGGAATGGGTACGGGGTGATTTAACCCGCCTGAGACAAATTTTGGTAAACCTTATTGGTAATGCAGTGAAATTTACCGCTAAGGGTGAGATTTTGATTAAGGTGCTTTTGCTTGATGAATCTGAAACTTCCCTACAACTTGAATTTTCCGTTTCTGATACCGGTGTAGGTATTCCGGAAGACAAGCAGAAAAAAATTTTTGAAGCTTTCTCCCAGGTAGATTCGTCCACTACAAGAAAATATGGTGGAACGGGTCTCGGACTTGCTATCTGTAAAAAACTATCTGAACTTATGGGGGGGGAAATCAGGGTAGAAAGTCAGATAGATTCTGGTTCGACTTTTTACTTTACCATCAGGGTAAAAAAAACAGAAATTCCCCAAAGAACCGAAGCGTATCCAGCTTTAAAGGAAAAACGAATTTTCTTTTTCGGTCATAATAAAAATTTTTTAAAAATGTTGGGAGAATTCATTTCAGGATTTGAAATCGAATACCGGCTCTTTCTAAACGTGGAAGAATTTCTTCATGAGCTAAATACTCGTTCAAGTCCGAATATTATAGTGCTGGATCTTTCCGAAATTTCAGAACTCAAGATTCTAGAAAAATCCCTGAAACAGGCAAAAACTCCCATTTTATTAATATCTAAAATCCTTTCTTTGAAAACCCAAAATCCTGAGCTTTACAAACAATTTCAGCTTCATCTGAGTAAACCCATTTTCAAAGATAAGTTTTTATCTAATCTAAATAACCTTATTCAGGAATCAAAAGTAAAAATAGCAACTCCTCAAAAATCAGGAACCATTGATCCGGAACTGGGTAAAAAAATTCCTCTTCGAATCCTGATTGCCGAAGATAATCCGATAAACCAAAAAATAGCCCAAAGAGTCTTTCATAAACTCGGATACACAGCAGACATAGTGGCCAATGGAATGGAAGCTTTAAATTCCTTAAAACGTCAGGATTATGATATTATTTTTATGGATGTTCAAATGCCGGTATTAAACGGTCATGAGACAACGGCTATTATACGATCTGAGTTTAATTTTCAGACGCCTCCCAGGATTATTGCGATGACCGCCAGTGCTATGCAGGGAGATAAAGAAAAGTGCTTTACTGTCGGTATGGATGATTATATCTCCAAGCCCATAAACATCATTGATATACAGAAAGTCCTACAGAAATGGAGAAAAAAAGAGTAA
- a CDS encoding PASTA domain-containing protein encodes MSSKPFIEKLKPFLGPFVFISASLLVFFFAAFTIVLFRTKGSNKITMPKLIGRSYLEVHNELSRLRLKIKLENEWYPDKMHGTILSQSIPPGKPVEVGSKLFLKVNISENQINIPKLVGQHLDNAKAILKNVVSTSGGPPVSLEIGGITYIPADANHQADKVISQIPEPGKISSTKEKVFLLVTEPAVKKKGEAENQSYNGQVFPVVAKALNLRAKKWKLRTVVKTENIDENAKIKAYEEKDGIYYFDVFFYTSSKKTESGFELLSIKSPETGKLNVELETLSLEKKYEKNILEKMSDSLSNLFSKKKEKPEGEEVPEIIEPKADEDKNSKEEPEIVNKNIDELLSQTDFNKDESLNLIFYRVGEVELRVLNQDKKVLFKEAFKSDI; translated from the coding sequence TTGAGTTCCAAACCTTTTATTGAAAAATTGAAACCTTTTTTAGGTCCTTTTGTTTTTATCAGTGCCAGCTTACTGGTCTTCTTTTTTGCAGCCTTCACAATCGTTCTTTTCCGAACAAAAGGTTCCAATAAAATTACCATGCCCAAACTAATTGGTCGGTCTTATTTAGAGGTTCATAACGAATTAAGCCGCTTAAGACTTAAAATCAAATTAGAAAATGAATGGTATCCCGACAAAATGCATGGAACCATTCTTTCACAGTCTATTCCTCCGGGTAAACCCGTTGAAGTAGGAAGTAAGCTTTTTTTAAAAGTTAATATATCAGAGAATCAGATAAACATTCCTAAACTGGTCGGCCAGCACCTCGACAATGCAAAAGCGATTTTAAAAAATGTAGTTTCTACATCCGGAGGACCACCGGTAAGTCTCGAAATTGGAGGGATTACCTATATACCGGCAGATGCGAATCACCAGGCGGATAAGGTTATCAGCCAGATTCCGGAACCGGGAAAAATAAGCTCAACAAAGGAAAAAGTTTTTTTACTGGTTACAGAGCCAGCCGTAAAGAAGAAGGGAGAGGCAGAAAATCAATCCTACAACGGTCAAGTTTTTCCTGTAGTAGCGAAAGCCTTAAACCTTCGTGCTAAAAAATGGAAATTAAGAACAGTTGTAAAAACTGAGAATATAGATGAAAATGCGAAAATTAAAGCCTATGAGGAAAAAGATGGAATCTACTATTTTGATGTTTTCTTCTATACTTCTTCCAAAAAAACCGAGAGCGGATTTGAGCTTTTAAGTATAAAATCTCCTGAAACCGGCAAGCTAAATGTAGAACTTGAAACTCTTTCTTTAGAGAAAAAATACGAAAAAAACATACTCGAAAAAATGTCAGATTCTCTTAGTAATTTATTCTCAAAGAAAAAAGAGAAACCGGAAGGAGAAGAAGTTCCGGAAATTATCGAACCCAAAGCAGATGAAGATAAAAATAGCAAAGAAGAACCGGAAATAGTCAATAAAAACATAGATGAATTACTCAGTCAGACCGATTTCAACAAAGATGAAAGTCTTAACCTTATTTTTTATAGAGTAGGAGAAGTTGAATTAAGAGTGCTAAACCAGGATAAGAAAGTTCTTTTTAAGGAAGCATTCAAGAGTGATATTTAA
- a CDS encoding ankyrin repeat domain-containing protein, producing the protein MTLTKMISISVLLLGIQNLHSQSVTEELLQASKNGGIDGIVNALKKGADINAKDPDIRSGLHYASKAGNEKLVHFFLEKNADIHAKDIFDRTPAHEAASKGYSKILQLLSDKGADLNAKDLYGKTPILLAAELAPTNKLSETLQLLIQKKAELNTTDRDGVSSIHALTARADKPALSLMIQSKADLDLQDKDGKTALFYAIEKLDGNQSTEIAELLIKAGSKIQVEDRESLSPLHVAVQKDNEALVKLLIENKADVNAEDFSGQTPIFLVKSEKIAAFLLSKGAKVNISDKDSSTPLHLTNHVEIAKLMLEKGAKVNEKDSTGVYPIHYAAIKGNISLLNFLINQKADINVKDSDGRTPLHGAAKYGHLQAVKILLEAGANINSTDIENKTALYEAAAFKHADIVKFLLSKKANPALKDEYGKTAYETALRLGHQEVIQAFKE; encoded by the coding sequence ATGACACTCACTAAAATGATCAGTATTTCTGTCCTTCTTCTGGGTATTCAAAATCTTCATTCACAATCCGTAACAGAAGAGCTTTTACAGGCTTCAAAGAATGGGGGAATAGACGGAATAGTTAATGCTTTAAAAAAAGGGGCCGATATTAACGCAAAAGACCCGGATATCCGTTCAGGACTTCATTACGCATCTAAAGCTGGAAATGAAAAGTTAGTTCATTTTTTCCTGGAAAAAAATGCAGACATTCATGCAAAAGATATCTTCGACAGAACTCCTGCTCATGAAGCCGCTTCCAAAGGATATTCTAAAATTCTACAACTTTTATCCGATAAGGGTGCCGATCTAAATGCAAAAGACTTATACGGTAAAACTCCTATATTACTGGCTGCTGAATTAGCTCCTACAAATAAACTATCTGAAACCCTACAATTACTGATTCAAAAAAAAGCAGAACTCAATACTACGGATAGAGACGGGGTTTCAAGCATACACGCACTGACAGCAAGGGCAGATAAGCCCGCCCTCTCTCTTATGATTCAATCTAAAGCAGATTTGGATCTCCAGGATAAAGATGGAAAAACAGCACTTTTCTATGCGATCGAAAAACTGGACGGTAATCAATCTACAGAAATTGCGGAACTTCTCATAAAAGCAGGATCTAAAATACAAGTAGAAGATAGGGAAAGCTTAAGTCCACTCCATGTTGCCGTACAAAAAGATAACGAAGCACTGGTGAAGCTTCTTATAGAAAACAAGGCAGATGTAAATGCTGAAGACTTTTCAGGTCAAACCCCTATTTTTCTCGTCAAAAGCGAAAAAATAGCTGCATTCCTTTTAAGTAAAGGTGCAAAGGTAAATATATCAGATAAAGACAGTTCGACTCCTCTTCATCTCACGAATCATGTAGAAATTGCAAAACTCATGTTAGAAAAAGGAGCCAAAGTGAATGAAAAGGATAGTACAGGCGTATACCCCATACACTATGCGGCTATTAAAGGAAATATATCTTTACTCAACTTCCTCATTAATCAAAAAGCAGATATCAATGTAAAAGACAGTGACGGAAGAACTCCTCTGCATGGAGCAGCTAAATACGGTCATTTACAAGCCGTAAAGATTTTACTCGAAGCAGGTGCGAATATAAATTCAACAGATATTGAGAATAAAACGGCTCTATACGAAGCCGCAGCCTTCAAACATGCGGATATTGTAAAATTCTTATTATCGAAAAAAGCAAATCCTGCACTAAAAGATGAGTATGGAAAAACAGCTTACGAAACTGCCCTTAGATTGGGACATCAGGAAGTAATTCAAGCTTTTAAAGAATAA